The genomic segment CGACGATCGGCTCTCTCTGCCTCTGCGTGACGCTGGCGTTGCAGCGAGGAGAGCAGAGCGCACCAGCTCGAACCCTACGGATCCAGCTCCGTATCCCAGTACAGATAGTCCAGCCAGCTGTCGTGCAGATAGTTCGGCGGGAAGAGGCGACCGTTGCGGTGGAGCTGGTGCACGGTCGGTGCGAACGCGGTCTGGCGCGGAAACATCTTCGCCTGCGCCGGCGTGAGATTGCCCTTGCGCAAATTACACGGCGAGCACGCCGCGACCACGTTCTCCCAGGTAGTCTGGCCGCCTTTGCTGCGCGGGACGATGTGATCGAAGGTGAGGTCTTCGGGCGAGCCGCAATATTGGCAGGCGAAACGATCGCGCAGGAAGACGTTGAACCGGGTGAAGGCGGGGTGGGTGGTCGGCTTGACGAAGGACTTGAGCGAGACGACGCTGGGCAGCTGCATTTCCAGCGTGGGACTTCGAACCGCCTGATCGTAATGTGCGACGATGTTGACGCGGTCGAGGAACACCGCCTTGATCGCGTCTTGCCACGACCACAACGACAGTGGGTAGTAACTCAGCGGCCGGAAGTCCGCATTCAGCACCAACACCGGCCAACTGCCTTGCGAGACATGTGCGTTCAAGTAACGCTCCCGGCCTCCAATGTACGCTGCGAAGCAGCATGTATTGACATACTACATGCAGCGTGACGGGATTGTGAAGCCCGTTGAGCGACTTATTCAGCCGCGGCCAATGCGGCGGCGGGGTGGCGAACTGCCCAAAAACGCCGTGATTCGGAGAGGGCCGGGCGAGGCCTGGCGCGGAACCGCCGGGCAGGCGCCGATCCTCATTCCGGTACCCGCTCCAGCTTCTGCAGGCATCGCGTTGCGCGCACCGCGGCCGGCATCTCCTCGTCCGGAAAGCTGGTCTCCCAGTTGGTGACGCCGACCTCGCCGACATAGATATCGCCCTTCGAGTCCAGCGCGATGCCGTGTGGCGCCAGGAATTTGCCGCTGGCGACGCCTGGTCCCTCCTCGCCGCCGAGCCGCGCGATGCGATTTCCCCTGGCGTCCACGATCGACAGCCGCGGGCCGAGATTGGGCACATTGCGGTTGATGGCGAGGCCGGGGCCGAGCTCGCCGATCACGAAGGTCGGGCTCTTGGCCCCGCCGCAGCGGCACAGCGCGCAGGGGCGGTGCAGATTGTTCCACTGCGTCTCGTACTTGCCCTCTCCGTCGAACACCTGGACGCGGTGATTCTCGCGATCGGCGACATAGACCCAGCCGTCGGCATCGGTCGCGATATTGTGCACGATGTTGAACTGGCCGGGATCGGTGCCCGGCTCGCCCCAGCTCTTGATCAGCTTGCCGTCGGGCGTGAATTTGTGCACGCGCGCATTGCCATAGCCGTCGGAGACGTAGATCTCGCCCTTCGGCGACAGTGCGGTGTGAGTGCAGCGATGGAACGGCTCGCCGCTCATGAACGGTGCCGGCTTTGCGGGGATGCCGATCGTCAGCAGCACCTTGCCGTCGGTGGTGCATTTGCGCACGGTATGGTCGCCGTCATCGGTGCAATAGAGATTGTCGTCGGCGTCGATGTGCAGGCCGTGCGCGCGCGAGAACAGGCCTTCGCCGAAACTGCGCAGGAAATTGCCCTCGCGGTCCAGCACCACCATCGGGTGGACGCCACGGTTGAAGACGTAGACGCGGTCCTTGCTGTCGACCGCGACCGAGGCGACGTCGGTAAGCTGCCAGCCGTCCGGCAATTTCGCGAAGTTGTCGACGACGCGGTAACGGTGCTCGCCGCTGCCGAGAATGGCTGGCATGGGTGGTCCTTTCCTTTAGTTGCTTCTTCCGTGCACGTCTGCATCCGCGTCGTCATTGCGAGCGCAGCGAAGCAATCCAGACTGTCGCCTCGGAAACATTCTGGATTGCTTCGCTACGCTCGCAATGACGGTGTTGCTCAAGCTGTGCTCAGCGGCGTAGCCACAGCCCTTGGCAAAATCCCTTCCTCGATCGCCTTGATCTGCAACGCCAGATATTTCGAGTTGATCCGGCATTGCGCGAGGCTCCCGGCGATGAACCAGAGGCCGGGCTGCTTGGTGCGCGCATACATGTTGCGCAGCTCGAAGCCGTCGCCAAAACCCCAGATCGGGCCGACGCGGTCGGCGATGCCATCGCCGAACAGCTTGCGCACCAGATATTCCTGCGGCTTGTAACCGGTCGAGAGCACGATCAGGTCGGCGGCAATGATCGAGCCGTCCCTCATCCGCGCGCCGTCGGCGTTGAAGCTTTCTATGTCGGAAAACTGCCTGAGCCCGATCTTGCCCTCGACGATCAGGTTGGAGCAGCCAACGTTGAAATAATAGCCGCCGCCGCGGGTGAGGTATTTGAACTGCCAGCCGGTGCCGGCCTCGCCGAAATCGAGCTTGAAGCCGACGCGCGAGAGGCCGTCGAGCAGCTCCCTGTCGAGCTGCTTCGATTGCTCGGTCAGCATCACATGCGTCTTCCTCGCGAGCGGCGTCGGCATCGAGGCCGCAATCAGATCGTTGTCCTCGAGCGTGCCCTCGTTGTAGGTCGCATAGGCCAGCTGCGCCGACGGCTCGATGTTGGTGACCAGCGTGGGCGAGCGCTGCACCAGCGTCACCTCGGCGCCGCTGGAATGAAGATCCTGCGCGATGTCGTGACCGCTGTTGCCGGTGCCGATGACGATCGCGCGCTTGCCGGTCCAATTCTCGCCATCCTCGTAGCGGCTGGAATGCAGCAGCGTGCCCTTGAAATTGTCGAGGGTCGGAATGTCTGGAATGTTGGCGATGCCGCTAACGCCGGTCGCCATGATGACATGGCGCGGATGCATGGTCCGCTTGCTGCCATCGCCACGCCGCAGCGTGACGGTCCAACGGCCGCTCGCCTCGTCATAGGCGCCGCCCTCGAACTCGGTGCCGGTCCAGAAGTTCAGCTCCATGGCATCGACATAGGCCTCGAACCAGTTGGCGAGCTTGTCCTTGGGGATATAGACCGGCCAGCTCGGCGGAAACGGCATATAGGGGAGGTGATTGACCTGCACCTGGTTGTGCAGGGTCAGCGCGTGATAGCGCTTGCGCCAATTGTCGCCGATCCGCATCCCGCGATCGACGATCAGGGTATCGACCTGCAGCTGCTTCAGCCGCGCCGCAATCGCGAGCCCGGCCTGCCCGCCGCCGACCACCAGCACAGCGGGATCGCGCTCGGCATAGGCGCGCGCGGCATTGCGCTGGTCGAGCCAGTTCGGCCCGCGGAAGTCGCGCGAATAGGCCTGGCCGCGCGGCCGCGAGGTGCCGAGCTGTTCCTCGAAGCCTTTGAGCTCGTCGAGCGCGGTCAGTAGCGTCCATGCCTTCAGGCGGTCGCCGTCGGCCGTGTCAGGGATGAGCCGCACGATGCCGCTGCCGCGGCCGATCGCGGTCTCGAAGTGGAAGATCGCTTCGATGCTGTTGGTGCCGGCGCGCGTCGCCCAGCGCGGCGGCGCCCGGTTCGGAGCGATCCTGAAATGGGTCGGCGCCGCCCTGGGCGCGCGCGCTGTCAGCTCCTGCGTGATCGCGTCGCGGCCCGCGACAGTCTGCAGGTTCCAGCTCAGCGCCAGCACGTCGCGCCAGAAGCCGTCAGCGAGGAAGAGCGGGTCCAGCGTCGCGGGATCAGGTCTGCCCAGGATGCGCTCGAAGTGGTCGAGCCAGCCTTGCGCGGCGATGGAAATATCCTGCGTCCGGTCCAGCATGCGCGACCTCATGGCCGTCTTCGCGGCGTTTCCTCAGAGATCGAACGCTATACGGTTTCGCCGTCCGCCAAAAGCCGCGAACCCGAGCGAGGCCGGCATGCGGCCCTGCCCGGACGGAATATGGCCCGGCATTCCACGCGCGGGACGCGGCTGGAGAACGACTTAAGCGCCGCCCGGCCTCTGGTCCGCCCAATAGGGATCGCGCAGCTTGCGCTTGAAGATCTTTCCGGTTGCCTCGCGCGGCAGCGCATCCAGGAACTTGACCTCCTTCGGTACCTTGAAGTTGGCCAGTCGCTCGCGCAGGAAAGCCTGCACAGCGGGCGCGGAGAGCTGCGCCCCTTTCTCCGGCTCGATGCAGGCGCACAGCCGCTCGCCATATTCAGCGTCCGGGATGCCGAACACGGCGCAATCGCGCACCCCTCGCATGGCGATCAGCACGTTCTCGATCTCGGCGGGATAGATGTTGACGCCGCCCGAGATCACCATGTCGCGCTTGCGGTCGCACAGGAACAGATAGCCGTCCTCGTCGAGATAGCCGACGTCGCCGACGCTGACAAGCCCGTCGCGCCCGGCCTCGGCGCGCGCCTGCGCCTTGCCGTGATAGTCGAAATCGGGCACCGCGGTCTGGCGCATGTAGATCTCTCCGACCTCATTGACATCGCAGAGGCTGCCGTCATCGCGAAAGATCTTGACGATGCCGCCTTCGATGGCGCGGCCGACCGTGCCGGGCTTCTTCAGCGCTTCTTCCGCCGAGTGCCAGACCGGGATGCCGGTCTCGGTCGAGCCGAAATATTCGTTGATGACCGGTCCCCACCATTCGATCATCGCCCGCTTCACCTCGGGCGGGCAGGGCGCCGCGCCATGCACCACGAAGCGCAGCGACGAAAGGTCGTAGCGCTGCCTGACAGCGTCCGGCAGGCGCAGCAGGCGGACGAACATGGTCGGCACCATGTGGATATGCGTCACACGGTGGCGCTCGATCAGCGCCAGCAGCTCCTCGGCATCGAAGCGGGGCTGGAGGACGATGGTGCAGCCGTTGCGGAAGGCCATCATGCCATAGGAATGCGGCGCCGAGTGATACATCGGCCCGTTGATCAGCACGACCTGGCCCTCGCGCGGCTTGATGCCGTAGGCGATCGCGCCGACCCGTTCGGACGCGGCGGCCTGCTCCGGCGGCATCGGCATGCGCCGCACGCCCTTCGGCATTCCCGTGGTCCCCGAGGTGTAGATCATCGCCGCGGCACGCCGCGGCGGCTCCTGGGTCTCGGTGTGGCCGTCGCGCCAGCGGTCCCAATCGGTGAGGCCCGCCGGCACCTCGGTCAGCTCATGGGAAATGGCGAAGGTCGTCGCCAGCTCGGGCGGTGTCGCGACCACGAGCAGGCGGACATCCTCCGGAATGCCGCCGCGGATTTGCGGCAGCAGGTCGGCGTGGCAGATCAGGATCTTCGCGCCGCTGTCAGTCAGGATGTAGCGGACCTCCTCGGCCTTCAGGTGCCAGTTGATCGGCACCACCGGGCTGCCCAGTGCGGCGGAGGCCGCGACCACCTCGAACAAGGCGAAATCGTTGCGCAGCATCATGGCAACCGGCGCGCCTTCGGCAAGGCCGAGGGTGCGCAGTCCGCTCGCCGCGCGCCTGATGCGCGCCTGGATCTCGTCATAGCCGATCCGGCGTTCGCCACTGATGATCATGGTGTGTCCTATTCCGTTCGAGGCTAGCGATCGTCCAGCACGTCGCCGAAGCCGACCCAGCTCTTGCCGTTGAAGCGCCGCAGCTGCAGCTGCTGGAACGGCAGATAGTCGTCGGCGCCGGTGGTGACGGACATGCCGGGCAGCAGCAGCGGCAGCTTCACGTCCTTCAGCGAAGCGGCCTGACGCAGGATGTTGTCGCGGCTGAAATCATCCTTGCATCCCTTCAGCACCGTCATCAGCAGCGTCGCGTAGTGGTAGCCGGCCGCATAGTTGGAGTTGGAGAGGTCCGCGTTCGGCATGTACTGCTTCATGAAGGCGAAATACTCCTTCACGCCGGGATCGCTGGCCCATTGCGGGTCCATCGTGTCCTTCTGGTTGCTCGACGAGATCAGGCCGACGGCGTTGTCGAGCCCGGCCGGCTCCAGGAAAGAGATCGACGAGGCCGAGGTCGGCACGAAGAACAGCTCGGGCTTCCAGCCGATCTCGGCGACGCCCTTGATCATCTGCGAGGTGAACTTGCCGAGCACGACACCGAACAGCACGTCGGCGCCCGATGACTTCAGGGTCGAGAGCTGCGAGCTGATCGTCGGCGCGCTGGTCTCGTAGGTTGCTTCCGCAACGATCATGCCGGCGGCCTTGTCGCCGAGCGCGCGCTTGAAGCCGGCGACATAGTCGCGGCCGAAATCGTCGTTCTGGGAGAGGATGGCGATCTTCGCGCCCGGCTTGGTGCGCAGCACGTGCTTGGCGTAGACTACGCCCTCGGATTCATAGGCGGCCATGCCGGGCATGGTCCACGGATATTTCTGCGGATCGGCCCATTTGGTCGCGCCCGAAAGCACGAACAGCTGCGGCACCTTCTTGCCGTTGAGGTAGCGCTGCACGGCGCTGTTGGTGGCGGTGCCGAGCGAGCCGAACAACATCAGCACCTCGTCCTGCTCGACGAGCTTGCGGGTCTGCTCCACCGTCTTCGGCGGCGAATAGGCGTCGTCCAGCGTGATGAACTTGACCTTCCGGCCGTTGATGCCGCCTTCGGCATTGATCTTCTCGAAGAACGCCTCCTGCGTCCGGCCGATCGCGCCGAAGCCGGAGGCCGGGCCGCTATAGGGCAGGGTCTGTCCAATGCGGATCTCGTCCGTGCCTTCGGCATAGGCGCCGCCGCCGGCGAGCGCCAGCAGGGACAGGCCGATCAATGCGGCTGCCAGCTTCATGATGTCCTCCCGTTTTTGTTGCCAGTCCAATCCTGTTGTCGGACCACGCCTTCAGGCGCTGACGCGCATCAGGAAATCTTCTCTCGCCTGATCGAATTCACGCTTCATGCGCTCGACGAGCTCCGCGACGGAGGGGACATCGGTGATCTGGCCGATGCCCTGGCCCGATCCCCAGATGTCGCGCCACGCCTTGGACTTCATGTTGCCGCCGGAGCCAAAATTCATCTTTGATTTGTCTGCGGCGGGAAGATTGTCCGGATCGAGGCCGGCGGCGGCGATCGACGGGCCGAGATAATTGCCGTGCACACCGGTGAACAGGTTGGTGTAGACGATGTCGTGCGCGGCGTGCTGCGTCAGCGCCGACTTGTAGGTCTCATCCGCATTGGCTTCCTGCGTCGCGATGAAGCGCGTGCCCATATAGGCGAGGTCTGCACCCAGCGTCAGCGCCGAGGCGATGGCATAGCCGTCGCTGATCGCGCCCGA from the Bradyrhizobium sp. WBAH42 genome contains:
- a CDS encoding HNH endonuclease encodes the protein MNAHVSQGSWPVLVLNADFRPLSYYPLSLWSWQDAIKAVFLDRVNIVAHYDQAVRSPTLEMQLPSVVSLKSFVKPTTHPAFTRFNVFLRDRFACQYCGSPEDLTFDHIVPRSKGGQTTWENVVAACSPCNLRKGNLTPAQAKMFPRQTAFAPTVHQLHRNGRLFPPNYLHDSWLDYLYWDTELDP
- a CDS encoding peptidyl-alpha-hydroxyglycine alpha-amidating lyase family protein; translated protein: MPAILGSGEHRYRVVDNFAKLPDGWQLTDVASVAVDSKDRVYVFNRGVHPMVVLDREGNFLRSFGEGLFSRAHGLHIDADDNLYCTDDGDHTVRKCTTDGKVLLTIGIPAKPAPFMSGEPFHRCTHTALSPKGEIYVSDGYGNARVHKFTPDGKLIKSWGEPGTDPGQFNIVHNIATDADGWVYVADRENHRVQVFDGEGKYETQWNNLHRPCALCRCGGAKSPTFVIGELGPGLAINRNVPNLGPRLSIVDARGNRIARLGGEEGPGVASGKFLAPHGIALDSKGDIYVGEVGVTNWETSFPDEEMPAAVRATRCLQKLERVPE
- a CDS encoding NAD(P)/FAD-dependent oxidoreductase — its product is MLDRTQDISIAAQGWLDHFERILGRPDPATLDPLFLADGFWRDVLALSWNLQTVAGRDAITQELTARAPRAAPTHFRIAPNRAPPRWATRAGTNSIEAIFHFETAIGRGSGIVRLIPDTADGDRLKAWTLLTALDELKGFEEQLGTSRPRGQAYSRDFRGPNWLDQRNAARAYAERDPAVLVVGGGQAGLAIAARLKQLQVDTLIVDRGMRIGDNWRKRYHALTLHNQVQVNHLPYMPFPPSWPVYIPKDKLANWFEAYVDAMELNFWTGTEFEGGAYDEASGRWTVTLRRGDGSKRTMHPRHVIMATGVSGIANIPDIPTLDNFKGTLLHSSRYEDGENWTGKRAIVIGTGNSGHDIAQDLHSSGAEVTLVQRSPTLVTNIEPSAQLAYATYNEGTLEDNDLIAASMPTPLARKTHVMLTEQSKQLDRELLDGLSRVGFKLDFGEAGTGWQFKYLTRGGGYYFNVGCSNLIVEGKIGLRQFSDIESFNADGARMRDGSIIAADLIVLSTGYKPQEYLVRKLFGDGIADRVGPIWGFGDGFELRNMYARTKQPGLWFIAGSLAQCRINSKYLALQIKAIEEGILPRAVATPLSTA
- a CDS encoding acyl-CoA synthetase, encoding MIISGERRIGYDEIQARIRRAASGLRTLGLAEGAPVAMMLRNDFALFEVVAASAALGSPVVPINWHLKAEEVRYILTDSGAKILICHADLLPQIRGGIPEDVRLLVVATPPELATTFAISHELTEVPAGLTDWDRWRDGHTETQEPPRRAAAMIYTSGTTGMPKGVRRMPMPPEQAAASERVGAIAYGIKPREGQVVLINGPMYHSAPHSYGMMAFRNGCTIVLQPRFDAEELLALIERHRVTHIHMVPTMFVRLLRLPDAVRQRYDLSSLRFVVHGAAPCPPEVKRAMIEWWGPVINEYFGSTETGIPVWHSAEEALKKPGTVGRAIEGGIVKIFRDDGSLCDVNEVGEIYMRQTAVPDFDYHGKAQARAEAGRDGLVSVGDVGYLDEDGYLFLCDRKRDMVISGGVNIYPAEIENVLIAMRGVRDCAVFGIPDAEYGERLCACIEPEKGAQLSAPAVQAFLRERLANFKVPKEVKFLDALPREATGKIFKRKLRDPYWADQRPGGA
- a CDS encoding ABC transporter substrate-binding protein, yielding MKLAAALIGLSLLALAGGGAYAEGTDEIRIGQTLPYSGPASGFGAIGRTQEAFFEKINAEGGINGRKVKFITLDDAYSPPKTVEQTRKLVEQDEVLMLFGSLGTATNSAVQRYLNGKKVPQLFVLSGATKWADPQKYPWTMPGMAAYESEGVVYAKHVLRTKPGAKIAILSQNDDFGRDYVAGFKRALGDKAAGMIVAEATYETSAPTISSQLSTLKSSGADVLFGVVLGKFTSQMIKGVAEIGWKPELFFVPTSASSISFLEPAGLDNAVGLISSSNQKDTMDPQWASDPGVKEYFAFMKQYMPNADLSNSNYAAGYHYATLLMTVLKGCKDDFSRDNILRQAASLKDVKLPLLLPGMSVTTGADDYLPFQQLQLRRFNGKSWVGFGDVLDDR